Genomic window (Luteibacter yeojuensis):
TTCCCGCGTGAGCGGGTGGGCGACATGCCGACGGAGCTGGTGCCGCATTTCTTCCGTTCGCTGTGCGAAACCCTTGGCGCGAACCTGCATCTGGCGGTGCACGGCGAGAACGCGCACCACATGGTGGAAGGCTGCTTCAAGGTCGTGGCGCGCACGCTGCGCCAGGCGATCCGGCGCGATGGCGCCGACCTTCCGAGCACGAAGGGTAGCCTCTGATGCGGGTCGTCCTCGTCGATGCCGGCGGCACGAACATCGGTTCCGTGCGTTACGCCTTGCAGCGCCTCGGTACCGATGCCGAACTCACGTCCGACGCCCAGCGCATCCGCGCGGCAAGCCACGTCATCCTGCCGGGCGTCGGCGCGGCAGGGCCGGGCATGCGCATGCTTCGCGAGGCCGGCCTCGTGGACGTGCTGCGCGGGCTGACCCAGCCGGTGCTCGGCGTATGCCTCGGCATGCAACTGCTGTGCGAGCATTCGGAGGAGGGCGATACCGAATGCCTGGGCGTCGTTCCCGCCACGGTACGCCGGTTTGCCGAAAGCCCGGGACGGCGCGTGCCGCACATGGGCTGGAACGCCTTGCACGTGACGGCCTGCCACCCGCTCGTCGCCGGTTTGCGCGAAGGCGATGCGGCGTATTTCGTCCATAGCTACGCCGTGCCCACCGGCGACTACACGCTCGCGTCGAGCGAGCACGGTCAGCCCTTCGCGGCGGTCGTCGCCGCCGGCAACTTCATGGGCATGCAATTCCATCCCGAGCGCTCGGCGGGCCTGGGCGCGCAACTCCTGCGGAATTTCCTCTCCTTATGACGCTTCCCATTCCCGCGATCGACCTGCGCGATGGCAAGGTCGTCCGCCTCTACAAGGGCGACTACGCTCGGCAGACCACCTTCGCCTTCGAGCCCGAGGCGCTCGCCGCACGCTACGCCGACGAAGGCGCCGGATGGCTGCACGTGGTCGACCTCGACGGTGCGCGGTCCGGGCATTTCGAGAACCTCGCGACCATCGCCGGCATCGCCTCAAGCGGGCGCCTGCGCGTGCAGGCAGGCGGTGGCATCCGCGACGAAGACGGCGTGCGCCGGTTGCTGGAGGCGGGGGCCGATCGCGTCGTCGTCGGCAGCGTGGCCATCCGCGATCCGGAAACCGTCGCCATGTGGATCGGCCGTTACGGTGCCGACCGCATCGTGCCGGCATTGGACACGCGCTTCAGGGACGGGGAGTGGAAGCTGCCCAGCGCGGGATGGACCGCCGACGAAGCGCGCACGCTGGACGACCTGGTCCCCTGGTACGAGGCCGCGGGCGCGCGCCATCTGCTTTGCACCGACATCGACCGCGACGGCACGATGAGCGGCCCGAACGTCGCCCTCTACCGCCATCTGGGCACGCTGGCGCCGGCGCTGGAGGTGCAGGCGTCCGGTGGCGTACGTTCCCTGGAGGACGTCGCCGCGCTGGCATTGCAAGGCAGTGCCGGCGTCATCCTCGGAAGGGCGCTCCTGGAGGGCGCCTTCACGCTGGCCGATGCCTTCGCCGTGGCGGAGCGGGCGGGCGCGTCATGCTGAGCCGTCGCATCGTGCCCTGCCTGGACGTACGCGATGGCCAGGTCGTGAAGGGCGTGCGCTTCCGCGACCATGTCGTCGTGGGCGAGATCGTCGAACTCGCGCTGCGCTATCGCGACGAGGGCGCCGACGAACTCGTCTTCTACGACATCACGGCGAGTCCGGAAGGGCGAAGCGTCGACCGCCACTGGGTGGAGCGGGTCGCGCGCGAGATCGACATTCCGTTCTGCGTCGCCGGCGGCATCCGCAGCGTCGAGGACGCGCGCGCCGTGCTGCACGCCGGTGCCGACAAGGTGTCGATCAACTCGCCCGCGCTGGAGCGCCCGGCGCTGGTCGGCGAGCTTGCCGATGCCTTCGGCGTGCAGTGCGTCGTCGTGGGCGTGGACAGCCTGCGCGACGACGACGGCGAATGGCGCGTGCGCCAGTACACGGGCGATCCCTCGCGTACGCGCGCGCTGCGCAAGCGCACGCTGGATTGGATCGACGAGGTGCAGCAGCTTGGCGCGGGAGAGATCGTGCTGAACTGCATGGGTACCGATGGTGTCCGTCGCGGCTACGACATCGAGCAGCTGAAGGCCGCGAGGGCCATGAGTCGCGTGCCGCTCGTGGCGTCCGGCGGTGCGGGTGTGCCGGCGCACTTCACCGAGGTTTTCCGCGAGGCCGACGTCGACGCGGCACTCGCGGCAAGCGTCTTCCATTCCGGCGACATCGGCATTCCCGCGTTGAAACGGGAGCTGCGCGCGCAAGGCATCGAGGTGAGGCTATGAACGGCTTGAACGCGGATTTCGCCAAGGGCGGCGGCCTGCTGCCGGCGATCGTGCAGCATGCGCGCACCGGCGAGGTGCTGATGCTGGGATACATGGACGAAGCCGCGTTGAAAGCGACGAGGGATCGCGGCCTGGTCACGTTCTTCAGTCGCAGCAAACAACGCCAGTGGACGAAGGGCGAGACCTCGGGGAACACGCTGGCCGTCGTCGATGCGCGCCTGGACTGCGATGCGGATACGATCCTGGTGCGTGCGCTTCCGGCGGGTCCGACCTGTCATCGCGGCACGTCGAGCTGCTTCGGCGACGACGTGCGGCCTTCGCTCGGCTTTCTCGCGGAACTGGATGCGCTGGTCGCGGCCAGGCATGCCGAGCGTCCCGCCGGCAGCTATACGACGTCGCTGTTCGAAGACGGGATACGCCGCATCGCGCAGAAGGTGGGCGAGGAAGGTGTGGAAACCGCGCTTGCCGCGGTGGCGCAGGACGACGATGCGTTGATCGGCGAGGCCGCCGACCTGGTGTTTCATCTGATGGTGGCGCTGCGCGCGCGCGGCATCGGATTCGATGCCGTGGTGGCAAAGCTGGCGTCGCGGCATGCGCCGGCGGACGTGTCGCGAGGCCCTTGAGTCGCTGGGCTACAGGATTTCCAGCACCGCCTCGGGAGGCCGCCCGATCGCCGCCCTGTCGTCATGGATCACGACAGGCCGCTCGATCAGCTTCGGCGTCGTCGCCATCGCCTCGATCAGCTGCGCCCGCGAGAGAGTCGCCGGCAGCGCGGCATATTCGTCTTCGCCCTTGCGCATCAGCGCGCGCGGCTCGAGCCCGAGCAGGCCGAGCACGCGTTCGATCTCGGTCGCCGAAGGTGGCGTGGCCTGGTAGTCGACGATCGACGGCGACAGGCCGCGGGCCTGCAACAGCGCCAGCGTTTCCCGCGACTTGGAGCAGCGCGGGTTATGCCAGATCGTCAACATGGCGCTTACCGGTTGCCGCCGCGATTGCCGCCGCCCGGGCGTCCGCCGCGGTTGCCGCCGGGACGCGGGCCGCCGGTGCGATTGCCGCCACCACCCGGACCGCCGGTGCGATTGCCGCCGCCGGGACGGCCGCCGCGATTTCCGCCGCCTTCGAAACGGCTGCCGGAGGCGCGATTGCCTTCGTTACGCGCCGGACCCTGGCCCGCCGCGCGGTTGCCGCCCGCATTGCCCGAACGTCCGCCCGGACGCGGACCACGGTTGCCGGCGGTATTGCCGGCCGTGTTGCCCGCCGTATTGCCGCCACCGGTGCGGCTGTCGCCCGCGAACCAGGTGCGGATCGACGGCAGTTCCTGCCCCGGTGCCACACGGCGCGACTTGCGCTGGGCACCGCCGCCCGACCGTTCCGGACGGGCGACGTTGCCGTTGACCTCGCGGCGCTGGCCGCCGCCGGCGCCCTGCGCGCGACCGCCGCGGCCGCCACGCCCGCCACGCGGGTTGTCGTCGCGGATACGATCAAATGCGGTGAGTTCGCGGGCTTCGTCATGCCGCGCCGAGCTCCAGGCGCCAGTGGCGCGGGTGTCGGGACGGTACTCGGTGACGTGGCGCGGTGCGCGGCGCTGGTGCACCACCGCGCTCAGCGTCAAGACGGGGTCCGGTGCACCGAGGCCGGCGCGCTCGCGCAGTTCCTTGATGGCGGTCTCGTCGAGCGATTCGCAATCGCCACGGCGTAGCGCTCGCGGCAGCTCCACCGAGCCGTAACGGATGCGCTTCAGGCGGCTGACGAGGAAGCCCTGCGAATCCCACAGTCGGCGGACTTCGCGATTGCGGCCCTCGCGGATGGTGACGCGGAACCAGCTGTGGCTGCCGCCGCGGCTGATGATGCCGATCTCGTCGAAGCGGGCGGGGCCGTCTTCCAGTTCCACGCCGGCCTTGAGCCGCTCGATCGTCTCGTCCGGCACTTCGCCGTGGACGCGGCAAAGGTATTCGCGCTCGAGGCCGCTCTTCGGGTGCATCAGCGCGTTGGCGAGTTCCCCGTCGGTCGTGAGCAGGAGCAGGCCCGTGGTGTTGATGTCGAGGCGGCCCACGGCGACCCAGCGCGCGCCACGCAGGCGCGGCAGCTGTTCGAACACGGTGGGGCGACCTTCGGTGTCCTCGCGGGTGGTCACCACGCCTTCCGGCTTGTGGTAGACCAGGACTTCCGCGTCGCTGCGGTTGTCGGTGGCGACGACGAACTGCTTGCCGTCGAGGACGACGCGGTCGCCGGCGTGGACGCTGGCGCCGATCGTGGCGACGGTGCCGTTGACCTCGACCTCGCCGGCCTGGATGCGCTGTTCGAGCATCCGGCGCGAGCCGAGCCCGGCGTTGGCGAGGACCTTGTGCAGGCGCTCCTCGAGTTGGGGGGTGCCTTCGGCGGCTTCGTTGCCGCCGCGTTTCAGGGTGAGCAGGGAACGCTGTGGCGCATTCATGCGCGTGACTCCTCGGTATCTTTCTCGGCGTCGCCGTCTTCGGCGTCGCTTATGGGGTTCTCTGCCTCGTCGGCAGTGGGGGAAGCCGCGGCGACGTCGTCGCCGTCAGGCACTTGGTTCGAGTCCTCGACCGCATCGCCTTCGGCATGCGCGGTCTCGGGGGATTCCTGGTCTTCGCCGTCGGGCATCGCGGCCCGGGCCGGCGCGGGCTCCGCATCGCCTTCGAAGCGCATCTGCGGATTAAGTTCCTCGAGGTCGCGAATTTCCGACAACGGGGGCAGGGCGTCCAGGGACTTCAGGTTGAAGTAGTCGAGGAAGGCGCGGGTGGTACCGAACAGTGCCGGCTTGCCCGGTACGTCGCGGTGGCCCACCACGCGGATCCATTCGCGTTCTTCGAGCGTCTTGATGATGTTCGACGACACCACCACGCCGCGGATCTGTTCGATTTCGGGGCGGGTGATCGGCTGGCGGTAGGCGATCAGCGCCAGGGTCTCGAGGAGGGCGCGCGAGTAGCGGCTCGGCTTTTCGGCCCACATCCGCGAGACCCACCCGTGCACCTCCCGCCGCACCTGGTAGCGCCAGCCGGATGCGACCTCCACCAGCTCCACGCCGCGCCCCTCGCAGTCGGCGCCGAGGGCCGCCAGGGCCTGCGTGAGTTCGTCCGTGCCGATCTCCTCGTCCTCGCCGAAGATCGCCTTCAACTGCGCGATGGTCATCGGCTGTGTCGACGCCAGCAGCGCCGCTTCCACGATGGGTTTGAGCTGTTCGGGTTGCATAGGCCCTTGGATGGTGGTTTCGTGGCCCCTGGGGGAGCCGTCAGGCGAGCGCTTCTTCCGACGCGGCCTCGGTCTGTACCTTCGTCTTCAGGTAGATCGGCCCGAGGGCCTCTTCCTGCACGATTTCGATGAGCATTTCCTTAGCCAGCT
Coding sequences:
- a CDS encoding HisA/HisF-related TIM barrel protein: MTLPIPAIDLRDGKVVRLYKGDYARQTTFAFEPEALAARYADEGAGWLHVVDLDGARSGHFENLATIAGIASSGRLRVQAGGGIRDEDGVRRLLEAGADRVVVGSVAIRDPETVAMWIGRYGADRIVPALDTRFRDGEWKLPSAGWTADEARTLDDLVPWYEAAGARHLLCTDIDRDGTMSGPNVALYRHLGTLAPALEVQASGGVRSLEDVAALALQGSAGVILGRALLEGAFTLADAFAVAERAGASC
- the hisIE gene encoding bifunctional phosphoribosyl-AMP cyclohydrolase/phosphoribosyl-ATP diphosphatase HisIE, with protein sequence MNGLNADFAKGGGLLPAIVQHARTGEVLMLGYMDEAALKATRDRGLVTFFSRSKQRQWTKGETSGNTLAVVDARLDCDADTILVRALPAGPTCHRGTSSCFGDDVRPSLGFLAELDALVAARHAERPAGSYTTSLFEDGIRRIAQKVGEEGVETALAAVAQDDDALIGEAADLVFHLMVALRARGIGFDAVVAKLASRHAPADVSRGP
- the scpB gene encoding SMC-Scp complex subunit ScpB, producing the protein MQPEQLKPIVEAALLASTQPMTIAQLKAIFGEDEEIGTDELTQALAALGADCEGRGVELVEVASGWRYQVRREVHGWVSRMWAEKPSRYSRALLETLALIAYRQPITRPEIEQIRGVVVSSNIIKTLEEREWIRVVGHRDVPGKPALFGTTRAFLDYFNLKSLDALPPLSEIRDLEELNPQMRFEGDAEPAPARAAMPDGEDQESPETAHAEGDAVEDSNQVPDGDDVAAASPTADEAENPISDAEDGDAEKDTEESRA
- a CDS encoding pseudouridine synthase — its product is MNAPQRSLLTLKRGGNEAAEGTPQLEERLHKVLANAGLGSRRMLEQRIQAGEVEVNGTVATIGASVHAGDRVVLDGKQFVVATDNRSDAEVLVYHKPEGVVTTREDTEGRPTVFEQLPRLRGARWVAVGRLDINTTGLLLLTTDGELANALMHPKSGLEREYLCRVHGEVPDETIERLKAGVELEDGPARFDEIGIISRGGSHSWFRVTIREGRNREVRRLWDSQGFLVSRLKRIRYGSVELPRALRRGDCESLDETAIKELRERAGLGAPDPVLTLSAVVHQRRAPRHVTEYRPDTRATGAWSSARHDEARELTAFDRIRDDNPRGGRGGRGGRAQGAGGGQRREVNGNVARPERSGGGAQRKSRRVAPGQELPSIRTWFAGDSRTGGGNTAGNTAGNTAGNRGPRPGGRSGNAGGNRAAGQGPARNEGNRASGSRFEGGGNRGGRPGGGNRTGGPGGGGNRTGGPRPGGNRGGRPGGGNRGGNR
- the hisH gene encoding imidazole glycerol phosphate synthase subunit HisH; amino-acid sequence: MRVVLVDAGGTNIGSVRYALQRLGTDAELTSDAQRIRAASHVILPGVGAAGPGMRMLREAGLVDVLRGLTQPVLGVCLGMQLLCEHSEEGDTECLGVVPATVRRFAESPGRRVPHMGWNALHVTACHPLVAGLREGDAAYFVHSYAVPTGDYTLASSEHGQPFAAVVAAGNFMGMQFHPERSAGLGAQLLRNFLSL
- the arsC gene encoding arsenate reductase (glutaredoxin) (This arsenate reductase requires both glutathione and glutaredoxin to convert arsenate to arsenite, after which the efflux transporter formed by ArsA and ArsB can extrude the arsenite from the cell, providing resistance.) gives rise to the protein MLTIWHNPRCSKSRETLALLQARGLSPSIVDYQATPPSATEIERVLGLLGLEPRALMRKGEDEYAALPATLSRAQLIEAMATTPKLIERPVVIHDDRAAIGRPPEAVLEIL
- the hisF gene encoding imidazole glycerol phosphate synthase subunit HisF, encoding MLSRRIVPCLDVRDGQVVKGVRFRDHVVVGEIVELALRYRDEGADELVFYDITASPEGRSVDRHWVERVAREIDIPFCVAGGIRSVEDARAVLHAGADKVSINSPALERPALVGELADAFGVQCVVVGVDSLRDDDGEWRVRQYTGDPSRTRALRKRTLDWIDEVQQLGAGEIVLNCMGTDGVRRGYDIEQLKAARAMSRVPLVASGGAGVPAHFTEVFREADVDAALAASVFHSGDIGIPALKRELRAQGIEVRL